In Xiphias gladius isolate SHS-SW01 ecotype Sanya breed wild chromosome 5, ASM1685928v1, whole genome shotgun sequence, the following are encoded in one genomic region:
- the LOC120789797 gene encoding dnaJ homolog subfamily C member 13-like, with protein sequence MNVVKDNKDLACFYTTKHSWRGKYKRVFSVGTHGITTYNPTTLEVTNQWPYGDICGIGPVGKGQGTEFNLTFRKGSGKKSETLKFSTEHRTELLTEALRFRTEFSEGKITGRRYNCYKHHWSDTRKPVSLEVTPGGIDQIDPHTNRVVCSYDYRNVEGFVEITDYQGGFCILYGGFSRLHLFASEQRDDIIRSAIEHAGNFIGITLRLRKEALTFEGFVTDRLGKYSSDESITSLAEFVVQKITPRHREPVKRILALTETCLVERDPASYNIVTIKPFGEVFALICDVDNPQVFTVEFIRGQIRKFSSTERDSLLASLLDGVRASGNRDVCVKMAPTQRGQRWGLLSMPVDEEVESLHLKFLAAPPNGNFADAVFRFNANISYSGVLHAVTQDGLFSENKEKLINNAILALLSQEAELPALNAELESHFQAIRRLVASKAGFQAFTQLPKSGQGSGLTDATFREKLGVKTVKALKRNNNGVTHAAIDMLCALMCPMHDDYDLRQEQLNKASLLSSKKFLENLLEKFITNVDHGTGALVISSLLDFLTFALCAPYSETTEGQQFDMLLEMVASNGRTLFKLFQHPSMAIVKGAGLVMKAIIEEGDKEIATKMQELALSEGALPRHLHTSLFTISADQRMLTNRQLSRHLVGLWTAENPVAMNLLKRILPTGLLAYLDSPDPVPEKDVDRMHIRDNLKIATDQLNRNKVPEWQRIAGKAAKEVEKFAKEKADLVLMHWRDKMGIAQKEQDRNNLNPNQKPVILRKRRQRIKIEANWELFYYRFQLDHARSNLIWNLKTREELRDALEGEMRAFSVDRELGNATVISWNHQEFEVKYECLSDEIKIGDYYLRLLLEEDENEESSAIKRSYEFFNELYHRFLLTPKVTMKCLCLQALAIVYGKCYEEIGPFTDTKYIVGMLDRCTDKLERDRLILFLNKLILNKKNVKEVMDSNGVRILVDLLTLAHLHTSRATVPLQSNVLEAAPDMKRESEKEWYFGNADKERRGPFSFEEMQEFWNTGVLTAKTRCWAQGMDGWRPLQAIPQLKWCLLATGQAVMNESDLATLILNMLITMCSYYPSRDLDNAIIRPLPKIKRMISDNACLPHIVQLLLTFDPILVEKVANVLYLVMQDNPNLQRLYLTGVFFFIMMYTGSNVLPVARFLKYTHLKQAFKSEESKGQDIVQRSVLGPALPEAMVCYLENYEAERFSEIFLGEFDTPEAIWSSEMRRMMIEKIAAHVADFSPRLQSNTRALYQYCPIPVISFPQLDNELFCNIYYLRHLCDTTRFPNWPIRDAVKLLKDTLEAWKREVERKPPSMSVDDAYDVLNLPKGQGQHEESKIRKAYFRLAQKYHPDKNPEGRDMFEKVNKAYEFLCTKSARVLDGPDPENIILILKTQSILFNRHKQELEPYKYAGYPMLIKTITMETEDEQLFSKTSPLLPAAAELAFHTVNCSALNAEELRRENGIEVLLEALSRCVAILTASSKPDDMAVQVCGHICKCYSVAAQFEECREKIIELPNIIRNLCHILYYGKGLPKTAALAVQCVSSFAVDFFLQTHLYHAGVLWHLLVHLFNYDYTLEESGVQASQDTNQQEVANSLAKLSLVSLSRLGGYTQTPQTPEGNNPVSETNGIEGTPPENPTVRKSLAAMLTPYISRKLGTGSPAEVLKLLNSNSENPYLIWNNGTRAELLEFLEGQQEGNIKRGENDKSFGAEFLFSDHSKELIVGEIFVRVYNEQPTFPLEYPKAFAASLLDYVGSQAQYLHTLLAMSQSNKVESQQHAERLRFAEMALEALRNVIKNNPGSESECIGHFKLLFSLLRVHGAGRVQQLVLEAVNTVTSNQECVSNIAESLVLSNLLLLLHSLPSSRQMVLETLYALTSNTKIVKEAMAKGALIYLLDLFCNCTHPQVRTQTAELFSKMTSDKLVGPKVRLTLMRFLPGVFMDAMRDNAEAAVHIFEGTHENPELIWNDSSREKVSTTVREMMLEHFKQQKDNPDVNWKLPEDFTVAYGSGQGELEVGGVFLRIFIAQPGWVLRKPRDFLVSLLETLTELLEKNNPNGEALETVTTAAVCLFSTQSQLADQVPPLGHLPRVLAALNHKNNAVPKSSIRLIHVLSDNELCVRSMASLETIGPLMSGMKVRADMAGLACEALNRMFQKEQTDLVAQALRVELVPYLLKLLEGIGLETLDNPSATKAQIVKALKSMTRSLQYGEQVNEILARSSVWSAFKDQKHDLFISESQTAGYLTGPGVAGYLTAGTGSTVMPNVPPPVDNDIGDQG encoded by the exons ATGAATGTCGTCAAAGACAACAAAGACTTGGCCTGTTTCTACACCACCAAACACTCCTGGAGGGGAAA GTACAAGCGTGTCTTCTCAGTGGGGACGCATGGCATTACCACTTACAACCCTACCACGCTAGAAGTAACAAATCAG TGGCCTTATGGAGACATCTGTGGTATCGGTCCAGTAGGGAAAGGTCAGGGAACAGAGTTCAACCTCACATTCCGCAAAGGCAGTGGCAAGAAGTCGGAAACGCTCAAGTTCTCGACAGAGCACCGGACAGAGCTGCTCACAGAAGCACTG agaTTCAGAACAGAGTTTTCAGAGGGAAAGATAACTGGCAGG CGTTACAACTGCTACAAGCACCACTGGAGTGATACACGAAAGCCTGTGAGTTTAGAGGTGACACCTGGCGGCATCGACCAGATTGACCCCCACACTAACCGGGTGGTGTGTTCCTATGACTATCGGAATGTAGAGGGGTTCGTTGAGATCACTGATTACCAGGGAGGATTCTGCATCCTTTATGGCGGCTTCAGCAGGCTG CATCTGTTTGCCTCCGAGCAAAGGGATGATATCATCCGCAGTGCCATAGAGCATGCTGGGAACTTCATTGGCATCACGCTACGACTGAGGAAGGAGGCTCTGACCTTCGAGGGTTTTGTGACAGACAGGTTGGGGAAGTACAGCTCAGATGAGAGCATCACATCACTGGCTGAATTCGTAGTGCAGAAGATCACCCCTCGCCACCGG GAGCCTGTTAAGCGCATCCTGGCACTGACGGAGACATGTCTAGTGGAGAGAGACCCAGCTTCATACAACATTGTCACCATAAAACCCTTCGGAGAG GTATTTGCTCTCATCTGTGACGTAGACAACCCTCAGGTGTTTACAGTTGAATTCATCAGAGGTCAGATCAGGAAGTTTTCCTCCACAGAAAG GGACTCCCTGTTAGCCAGCCTACTTGATGGAGTTCGTGCATCAGGCAACAGGGACGTGTGTGTCAAGATGGCCCCCACACAGCGAGGGCAAAGATGGGGCCTATTGAGCATGCCCGTggatgaggaggtggagagtTTGCATCTCAAATTCCTGGCAGCACCTCCTA ATGGAAACTTTGCAGATGCAGTGTTCAGATTCAACGCCAACATATCCTACAGTGGAGTACTACATGCGGTAACGCAAGAT GGTCTTTTCTCTGAGAACAAAGAGAAGCTCATCAACAACGCCATCCTGGCTCTTTTATCCCAGGAGGCTGAGCTGCCGGCTCTTAATGCTGAGCTGGAGAGCCATTTCCAGGCCATCCGACGCTTGGTGGCCTCCAAGGCTGGCTTCCAGGCTTTCACCCAGCTGCCTAA GTCTGGTCAAGGGTCTGGACTCACAGATGCAAC GTTTAGGGAAAAGCTGGgagtaaaaacagtaaaagctttaaaaaggaACAATAATGGTGTGACACATGCTGCTATAGACATGCTCTGTGCCCTTATGTGT CCGATGCACGATGACTATGACCTGAGGCAGGAGCAGCTGAACAAGGCTTCTCTGCTGTCATCTAAGAAGTTCCTAGAAAACCTCCTTGAAAAATTCATCACTAACGTg gACCATGGAACAGGAGCTTTGGTCATCAGCTCCCTACTGGACTTCTTAACATTTGCCCTCTGCGCCCCCTACAGTGAAACCACTGAGGGGCAGCAGTTTGACATGCTGCTTGAAATGGTTGCATCTAATGGACGCACCTTGTTTAAACTCTTCCAG CATCCCTCAATGGCAATAGTGAAGGGAGCTGGGCTGGTGATGAAGGCCATTATTGAG GAGGGAGACAAGGAAATAGCCACTAAGATGCAGGAGCTGGCTTTAAGTGAGGGCGCTCTTCCAAGGCATCTGCACACGTCTTTGTTCACTATCAGCGCTGACCAGAGAATGCTCACCAACAG GCAACTGAGTCGTCACCTGGTGGGACTTTGGACAGCAGAGAACCCTGTTGCCATGAACCTCCTGAAGAGAATACTG CCAACAGGCCTGCTGGCTTACCTGGACAGTCCTGACCCAGTCCCAGAGAAAGATGTGGACAGAATGCACATCCGTGACAACTTGAAAATCGCCACG gaCCAGCTAAACCGAAACAAAGTGCCTGAGTGGCAGCGGATAGCAGGCAAAGCGGCCAAAGAGGTGGAAAAGTTTGCCAAGGAGAAGGCTGATCTGGTGCTGATGCACTGGAGAGATAAGATGGGCATAGCACAGAAGGAG CAGGACAGAAATAACCTG aacCCAAACCAAAAGCCTGTCATCCTGAGGAAAAGACGGCAGAGAATAAAGATTGAAGCCAACTGGGAGCTTTTCTACTACAG ATTCCAGCTCGACCACGCACGGTCCAACCTCATCTGGAACCTGAAAACAAGGGAGGAGCTGCGGGACGCTCTGGAGGGGGAGATGCGCGCCTTCTCCGTGGACCGCGAGCTTGGCAATGCCACCGTCATCTCCTGGAATCACCAGGAGTTTGAG GTGAAATATGAGTGCCTTTCAGATGAGATCAAGATTGGCGATTATTATCTGCGTCTGCTGCTCGAGGAGGATGAAAATGAAGAATCGAGTGCCATCAAGAGATC ATATGAGTTCTTCAACGAGCTCTACCATCGCTTTCTGCTTACACCCAAAGTTACGATGAAGTGCCTGTGCCTGCAGGCACTCGCTATAGTCTATGGCAAGTGCTATGAGGAGATTGGCCCCTTCACAGATACAAAATACATTGTGGGCATGCTCGACCGA TGTACAGACAAACTGGAAAGAGACCGACTCATCCTCTTTCTCAACAAACTCATTCTCAACAAG aaaaatgtgaaggagGTGATGGACTCAAATGGAGTACGCATCTTAGTGGACCTGCTGACCTTGGCCCATCTGCATACCAGCAGAGCTACTGTGCCCCTACAG AGCAACGTGCTGGAGGCAGCACCAGACatgaagagggagagtgagaaagagtGGTACTTTGGTAATGCAGACAAAGAAAGACGAGGACCTTTCAGTTTTGAGGAG ATGCAGGAGTTTTGGAACACAGGCGTCCTGACAGCAAAGACACGCTGCTGGGCTCAGGGAATGGACGGTTGGCGCCCCCTGCAGGCCATTCCTCAGCTTAAATGGTGCCTCCTGGCCACAGGACAGGCAGTGATGAACGAGTCCGACCTGGCTACACTAATCCTTAACATGCTCATAACCATGTGCTCCTACTACCCCAGCAG GGACCTAGATAATGCCATTATCCGTCCTTTACCTAAAATCAAGAGGATGATCAGTGACAATGCTTGTCTCCCACACATTGTCCAG CTGCTGTTGACTTTTGACCCCATTCTGGTGGAAAAGGTTGCCAATGTTCTGTACCTGGTGATGCAAGACAACCCCAATCTGCAGCGCCTCTATTTAACTGGGGTGTTCTTCTTCATCATGATGTACACTGGCTCCAACGTGCTTCCTGTAGCAAG GTTCTTGAAGTACACTCACTTGAAACAAGCCTTCAAATCAGAGGAG TCTAAAGGTCAGGACATAGTGCAGCGTAGTGTTCTAGGACCGGCGCTACCTGAGGCAATGGTGTGTTATTTGGAGAACTACGAGGCGGAGCGCTTCTCTGAGATATTCCTGGGAGAATTTGATACACCTGAGGCTATTTGGAGCAGCGAGATGAG GCGCATGATGATTGAGAAGATAGCAGCCCACGTAGCTGACTTCAGCCCCAGGCTGCAGAGCAACACACGGGCCCTCTACCAGTACTGCCCCATTCCTGTGATCAGCTTCCCTCAGCTGGACAATGAGCTCTTCTGCAACATCTACTACCTCAGACATCTGTGTGACACCACCCGCTTCCCTAACTGGCCTATTCGAGATGCt GTGAAGCTGCTAAAAGACACTCTTGAGGCGTGGAAGAGGGAAGTGGAGAGGAAGCCTCCCTCCATGTCTGTAGATGATGCCTACGATGTCCTCAACCTCCCCAAAGGACAGGGGCA GCATGAGGAGAGTAAAATCAGGAAAGCTTACTTCAGACTGGCACAGAAGTACCATCCTGACAAGAACCCAGAGGGCAGG gacATGTTTGAGAAAGTCAACAAAGCCTATGAGTTCCTCTGCACAAAGTCTGCCCGAGTCTTGGATGGCCCCGACCCAGAAaacatcatcctcatcctcaaaaCCCAGAGTATCCTGTTCAACCGACACAAACAAG AACTGGAACCCTACAAATATGCTGGTTACCCCATGCTCATCAAAACAATCACAATGGAAACGGAAGACGAACAGCTCTTCTCTAAaacctcccctctccttccgGCTGCTGCTGAACTGGCCTTCCACACAGTCAACTGCTCAGCTCTTAATGCAGAGGAGCTACGCCGCGAGAACGGCATTGAG GTGTTGTTGGAGGCTCTTTCTCGGTGTGTTGCTATATTAACTGCATCAAGCAAACCTGATGACATGGCTGTGCAG GTGTGCGGGCACATCTGTAAGTGCTACAGTGTAGCAGCCCAGTTTGAGGAATGCAGGGAAAAGATCATCGAACTGCCGAATATCATCAGGAACCTATGTCATATCTTGTACTATGGAAAG GGTCTGCCAAAGACTGCAGCCCTGGCAGTACAGTGCGTCAGCTCCTTCGCAGTGGATTTCTTCCTACAGACCCATCTGTACCACGCTGGTGTGCTTTGGCACTTGCTGGTCCACCTCTTCAACTACGACTACACTCTGGAGGAGAGCGGCGTGCAGGCCAGCCAGGACACAAACCAACAGGAGGTTGCAAACAGCTTGGCCAAGCTCAGCCTGGTATCTCTCAGCCGTCTGGGAGGCTACACCCAAACACCACAGACCCCAGAGGGTAACAATCCTGTTTCAGAGACCAACGGCATCGAGGGCACACCTCCTGAGAACCCCACCGTCCGCAAGAGCTTAGCAGCCATGTTAACGCCATATATCTCAAGGAAGCTGGGAACAGGATCTCCCGCTGAG GTCTTGAAGCTGCTGAATAGTAACTCGGAGAACCCGTACCTGATCTGGAACAACGGAACACGAGCCGAGTTGCTGGAGTTCCTGGAGGGTCAACAGGAGGGAAACATCAAGAGG GGGGAAAACGATAAAAGCTTTGGTGCAGAGTTTTTGTTCAGTGATCACAGCAAAGAGCTGATAGTTGGGGAGATATTTGTGCGGGTCTACAATGAGCAGCCAACTTTTCCGCTTGAG TATCCCAAAGCATTTGCAGCCAGTCTGCTGGACTACGTAGGATCCCAGGCCCAGTACCTCCACACTCTCCTGGCCATGAGTCAGAGTAATAAGGTAGAGTCCCAGCAGCACGCTGAGAGGCTTCGCTTTGCTGAGATGGCTTTAGAGGCTCTTCGCAATGTCATCAAGAACAACCCTG GTTCAGAGTCAGAGTGCATTGGTCATTTCAAGCTGCTCTTCTCTTTGTTGCGGGTTCATGGAGCTGGCAGAGTGCAGCAGCTGGTTTTGGAG GCTGTGAATACAGTGACATCAAACCAAGAATGTGTGAGCAACATTGCTGAGTCTCTGGTGTTGTCCAACCTTCTGTTGCTTCTGCACTCACTCCCCTCCA GCAGGCAAATGGTGCTGGAAACCCTGTATGCACTGACATCAAACACAAAGATAGTCAAAGAGGCTATGGCCAAAG GTGCCCTAATATACTTGCTGGACCTCTTCTGTAACTGCACACACCCCCAGGTTCGGACACAGACTGCAGAGCTCTTCTCCAAAATGACCTCAGACAAGCTGGTTGGGCCCAAG GTGCGTCTGACTCTGATGCGTTTCCTTCCTGGTGTGTTCATGGACGCAATGCGAGACAACGCCGAGGCAGCAGTGCACATATTTGAGGGAACGCACGAAAACCCTGAACTCATCTGGAATGACAGCTCAAGGGAGAAAGTGTCCACCACTGTTCGGGAGATGATGCTTGA GCACTTTAAACAGCAGAAAGATAATCCTGACGTGAACTGGAAG TTACCAGAGGACTTCACGGTGGCTTATGGATCAGGACAGGGTGAGCTCGAAGTTGGTGGAGTCTTCTTGCGCATCTTCATTGCTCAGCCAGGCTGGGTGCTGCGCAAGCCTCGCGATTTCCTGGTGTCGCTCCTGGAGACTTTGACTGAGCTGTTGGAGAAGAACAACCCCAAT GGTGAGGCTCTGGAGACAGTTACCACAGCAGCAGTATGTCTGTTCAGCACACAGAGCCAGCTGGCCGACCAAGTTCCTCCTCTGGGTCACCTGCCACGTGTCCTGGCAGCTCTCAACCACAAGAACAATGCTGTACCCAAGAGTTCCATCCGTCTCATCCACGTGCTATCAGACAATGAG ctgtgtgtaCGCTCCATGGCTTCTCTGGAGACTATCGGCCCCCTAATGAGCGGGATGAAAGTTCGGGCAGACATGGCTGGATTGGCTTGTGAAGCTCTCAATCGCATGTTCCAGAAGGAGCAGACAGACCTGGTAGCCCAG GCTCTAAGAGTGGAGCTAGTTCCATACCTCCTGAAGTTACTGGAAGGAATCGGCCTGGAGACATTAGACAACCCTTCAGCTACCAAGGCGCAGATAGTAAAGGCTCTCAAGTCCATGACTCGCAGTCTGCAGTACGGCGAACAG GTGAATGAAATTCTTGCGAGGTCCTCAGTGTGGAGTGCCTTCAAAGACCAGAAACATGATCTTTTCATCTCAGAGTCTCAAACCGCAGGCTACCTGACAG GTCCAGGAGTAGCAGGCTACCTTACAGCAGGAACTGGCAGCACGGTAATGCCCAACGTCCCACCCCCTGTGGACAACGACATTGGAGACCAAGgttga